Within the Maribacter sp. BPC-D8 genome, the region TGCTACAACACAGTTTAACGATACTGCCTCATGACCTAATAGCTGTGCAAGTGCATAAATACCCGAGGTTTCCATCTCAAGATTGGTCAATTTTAAATCATTGTAACCGAATGTAGATAATTTCTCCATCAATTCCATTTGACTAGGCTTTATTCTCAATTGACGCTGTTGTGGTCCGTAAAAGCCTGTATTTGTTGCTGTAAAACCTAATCGTATACGATTGTCGTTAAACAATTCTCCTAGCTTTTCAGAGTAAGAGAGTACATATGGTCTTGCTTTATTGGTGTCCCAAGAAGTGTGAGCAATAAATTCATCTTCTATCTTAGGGTAGTTGATTTCATTATGCTCATAGTAATGTAAAAGCCCGTCAAAACCAATTGAATATTTACTGATCAAGAAAGAATCAATAGGAATATCTGGCTGTATAGCACCGGTAGTTCCGATTCTAATAATATTTAACGGCGTATG harbors:
- a CDS encoding nucleoside phosphorylase, which produces MQLKPAELIINEDGSIYHLNLLPEDIATTIITVGDPDRVHQVSKHFDTIEVKKGKREFHTHTGHLNGKRISVISTGIGTDNIDIVLNELDALVNIDFKTRTLKENHTPLNIIRIGTTGAIQPDIPIDSFLISKYSIGFDGLLHYYEHNEINYPKIEDEFIAHTSWDTNKARPYVLSYSEKLGELFNDNRIRLGFTATNTGFYGPQQRQLRIKPSQMELMEKLSTFGYNDLKLTNLEMETSGIYALAQLLGHEAVSLNCVVANRSTGEFSATPAESVDNLIEYCLKRLA